ACGCTCCTGCAAGTACGCCAACCACGCCTCCAACCTCGGCTCGATTATCGCCAACGAGCTGGCCGGTCAATACGGCGTGCAAGCCTACATTACCGACCCGATCACCACCGATGAGTTCATCCCGGAAGCGCGAATTTCCGGTGTGCCCGAGATCGAACGCAAGTGCCGATCTCATGCCTTGAATATCAAGGCCAACGCACGAGTGGTGGCACAAAAAATCGGCAAGCCGTTAGAAAAGCTAAATTTCGTGGTCTGCCACATGGGTGGCGGTATTTCGGTCTGCGCTCTCAGGGGAGGAAAAGTCATCGATGTCAACGACGCCCTCCTGGGGATGGGTCCGTTTTCGCCCGACCGTGCCGGAGCTCTGCCGATTGGCGGAGTGGTCAAGCTCTGTTTTTCAGGAGACTATTCACAGAAAGAACTCGAAACTAAGTTCTCCAAAAAGAGCGGGCTTCTGGCCTACCTGGGCACCTCCGATTTGATCGAGGTGGAAGAAATGATCGAAAACGGCGATGACAAAGCGAAACTGATTTTTGACGCCATGGCATTCCAGATCGCCAAGGAGATCGGCGCTATGACCGCGGTTCTGAAAAATCAAATCGATGGTATCATCCTAACCGGCGGCATGGCTAACTCACGCCTGCTTCTGGATAAAATCAAAGAACATATTGGATCTCACGGGAAGATCTTCGAACAGCCCGGCGAGCTGGAGATGAAGGCCCTGGCGGCCGGCGCGTTTCGTGTACTGGATAACAAAGAACAAGCTCTGGAGTACAAGTAATGTCTGATGAAATACATTCCGGCCAGGAGATAATATCAGCCGCGCAAAAGCTCTCACAGGATCATAAACCCAAACAGGTAGCGGTTGCGGCGGCTTCCGATGTCGCTGTTTTGGAGGCGGTCTCAGCCGCTGTCAAAAAAGGTATCTGTACATCGGTTCTATGTGGCAACCAGGATACCATAAAAAAAATGGCCGATGAAAACGATATTGATCTGGCCGAGATCGAAATCAAAAACTACACCGATCCGCAGGAAGCCGCCTACAATGCCGTCAAGCTGGCAGACCAGGGTGAAGCGGATGTCATCATGAAGGGTTTCATCTCCACTTCCGGTCTTTTGAAAACCGTGCTCTCGCGCGACTTTTCCCTGCGCGGGCCCAACACTCTCTCCCACACGGCGGTGCTGGATATTCCCGGTTATCATAAGATGATAGGCATCACTGATGGAGGCATGGTGGTCAAGCCCGATTTCGAGACCAAAATACAGATGATCGAAAACAGCGCCATGATCTTCCGCGCGCTCGGATTTAATAAACCCAAAGTCGCTCTCTCCGGCGCGATAGATTATGTCGACGACAACTTCCCGTCAACCCTGTTGAACCAGCGTATCCTGGAGCATTACCGGGCTGGCAAGATCGAGGGTTGCGAGGTCTTTGGACCTCTTACTTTCGATGCCGCCACGAGCAGGGAAGTTGCCCGTTTGCGCGGAATCGAGAGTCCGGTGGCCGGCGATGCGGATATTTTTGTGGTTGACTCGATCGAGGAATGCAATATCGCCAGCAAGGTTATGATCCTGTTTATCAAGGCGATTTTCGCCGGGGTAATCGTCGGTGCCAGGGTACCGGTCTCGCTGGTATCCAGAACCGACAGCGCTCAAAACAGGATGGCATCGCTTTCGATCGCCTGCCTGGTAGCCCATAAAATGCAGAGCGAGGGAGGCAAATAGGATGTTGAATAATTTCGATCAAATTCAGGATAGAGTAAAAAGTGAAGGCAAGAAAAAACGTGTGCTGTTGTGGGGCGCGGATGATCCACACTGGCTCAGGATTTTAACCGACCTGGTCGCAAACGATCAGATCGAAGCAACCGTCCTGGGACATAAACCTCTTACCGACGAAGCTTTCAAAAAGGCAGAAGTCCCCGCCGACAGGCTGGTCTTTCATGAAGCCAACGAGATCAACGAGGCTATCCCCTACATCCAGCAGGCTCTTCGAGAAGACAAAATCGATATCATCGTGCGCGGAACTGTCTGGATCAAGGATTCGCTTTCGGCCCTGTTCAATCGTGACACCGGTTTCCGTAAGAAGAAGCAGGTAATCTCGGCGGTATCATGCCATTATGTCAAAGATATCGATCGCCTTTTGATAGTCACTGATCCGGTCGTCAATCCAGTACCGGACCTGACCCGTAAAATTGCGATAGTCAACAACGCGGTTGCCTTTGCCCACAAACTCGAAGATGACAATCCCAAAGTTGCTCTTCTGGCGGCGGTAGAGACGGTCTACCCCGTAATGCAACACACGATCGAGGCGGCCGCGGTAGCCAAAATGAACGATCGCAACCAGATCAAGGGGTGCCTGGTCGACGGTCCCCTCTCGATGGACTGTGCCGTTATCGAACGAGCCGCCAGGGCCAAGGGTGTTACCGGCGAAGTCGGCGGAAACGCAAATATCCTTGTCGCTCCAAATATTGAGACTGCCTACGGTATGAACAAAGCCTTTACACGCTTCGTAGGTGCGCCCTCTGGATGCGTGGTTATCGGCGGGAAAGTTCCGCTCGCCATGGCATCAAGGGCAGACAGTTACGAGACTAAATTGAATTCAATCTATCTGGCGATGCTGTCATAAATGGTTACTAAAAAACCAAAGAAAAAACGGGGATGCTTTTCAGGTTTTTTCGGCTTTTTAATCCTGCTAATCATCTTGTATTTTGGATGGCAGTGGCTTTCCGGCCTGGGATCGGCAAAATTCGAGATTTCATCGCTTGAAGCCCGTCTTAAAACCGACCGCGAGGGAATCCCCAGAGATAGTACGATCTTAGTCGAGATGACCCTGGTCAATCGTGGCAGTCAGCCCGGACAGTTCGTGCTGGATCGGGACAGCTACGATGAAGCCCGTCAGCTTGAAAACCTCGAGGCCGGGAAAGTGTGGACTTTTAAGACCGAACTCCACTACCCTGGGATCGATCAATGGATTACCATAGATAATGCCGACAACTGGGGAGGCGACAAAATCACTCCCGGCGCGCTCGAGATCACTCTCGATAAAAACGCTGAACTCAGCCTGAGCTTCTATATCAAGAGCAGTCGTGGATGGCGGGTGCGCATGCCCGAACATATTCCCGCAGGAATTGACAACCGTAGCGTAGCTGACCAGTTGCAGGTCAGTATAATCTCGCCTGCTGGTAATATTACCAGTTCCAGCAAGATCATGTTGCAGTAGCGAATTTCACAATCCACTCACGCTTTGCCAATTCATTTCTCATGCAACAAAATCCGGCTGAATTCGTCTCATATATATAAAAAAACGATGAGAATGGGCGTATGTTAGTAAAAGTAGTCACCGCACAGCTTCCGATCGGCGAGGATTTATCCCTGGCCGACAAGATCCACATATTCAAGCGCAAACCGGATTTCGTCTGTCTGCCGGAATACTTCTTTATGCCACCGGGGGCGCGGGACTATTCGCTGTATGCCTCAAGTCTTCATATCAACCAAAAGAAACTCGAACGCCTCTCCCGGGAACT
This genomic stretch from Candidatus Zixiibacteriota bacterium harbors:
- the buk gene encoding butyrate kinase, whose product is MQEVVVVINPGSTSTKVAVYTREGALAEENVKHPADELQKFDMVTEQYEIRLTAIREFLESTLKDDYKVVAIAGRGAPLKPLVGGTYKVNDALLEDVRSCKYANHASNLGSIIANELAGQYGVQAYITDPITTDEFIPEARISGVPEIERKCRSHALNIKANARVVAQKIGKPLEKLNFVVCHMGGGISVCALRGGKVIDVNDALLGMGPFSPDRAGALPIGGVVKLCFSGDYSQKELETKFSKKSGLLAYLGTSDLIEVEEMIENGDDKAKLIFDAMAFQIAKEIGAMTAVLKNQIDGIILTGGMANSRLLLDKIKEHIGSHGKIFEQPGELEMKALAAGAFRVLDNKEQALEYK
- a CDS encoding phosphate butyryltransferase, which codes for MSDEIHSGQEIISAAQKLSQDHKPKQVAVAAASDVAVLEAVSAAVKKGICTSVLCGNQDTIKKMADENDIDLAEIEIKNYTDPQEAAYNAVKLADQGEADVIMKGFISTSGLLKTVLSRDFSLRGPNTLSHTAVLDIPGYHKMIGITDGGMVVKPDFETKIQMIENSAMIFRALGFNKPKVALSGAIDYVDDNFPSTLLNQRILEHYRAGKIEGCEVFGPLTFDAATSREVARLRGIESPVAGDADIFVVDSIEECNIASKVMILFIKAIFAGVIVGARVPVSLVSRTDSAQNRMASLSIACLVAHKMQSEGGK